AGAAATCTACGATATTATAGAAGGTGCGATCCAAGCAGCCGTTGCCACCGGGGAACTCACTATATCCGAAATGCCAAAGATCCCGTTCTCACCGACCAAAACGCCTGAACACGGGGATTTTGCTACACCCATTGCCCTCGGACTCGCAAAACAGGCACGAATGGCACCCCGCAAAATCGCCGAGATAATTGTCACACACATCGATCTCGATGCCCATCCAACTATCCGCCAAATTAACATTGCCGGTGCTGGCTTCATCAATATTCATCTCGCCGATAACTATCTCTACGACACACTCCAGACGATCGCTACGCTGCAGGAAGCATACGGAACCTGCAACAGAGGAGAAGGGAAGCAACTCCAAATTGAGTTCGTCAGTGCCAATCCTACAGGACCCCTTAACATCGTCAGTGGACGCGCCGCCGCAGTCGGGGATACTCTCGTCAATCTCCTAAATGCTATAGGTTATAACGCCGTCCGAGAGTACTACGTTAACGATGCCGGTGGACAGGTCGACCGCCTCGGTGAGTCGATAGATGTCCGTTACCGACAAGCACTCGGTGAAGACGGATTAGAAATTCCAGAGGGTGGGTATCAAGGAGAATACCTTCGGGAGTTCGCGCAAACTATCGCTGATACAGAGGGAGAGGTCTATCTTCAACTTGAGACAGCAGAACGTGTGGCAACTTTCCGCGACAAAGGCATTGCCCACATCTTAGCGCAACAAAAGAGTTCTCTAAAACGTTTTGGTGTCGATTTCGATGTTTGGTCGA
The genomic region above belongs to Candidatus Poribacteria bacterium and contains:
- the argS gene encoding arginine--tRNA ligase, with the protein product MDTIKAEIYDIIEGAIQAAVATGELTISEMPKIPFSPTKTPEHGDFATPIALGLAKQARMAPRKIAEIIVTHIDLDAHPTIRQINIAGAGFINIHLADNYLYDTLQTIATLQEAYGTCNRGEGKQLQIEFVSANPTGPLNIVSGRAAAVGDTLVNLLNAIGYNAVREYYVNDAGGQVDRLGESIDVRYRQALGEDGLEIPEGGYQGEYLREFAQTIADTEGEVYLQLETAERVATFRDKGIAHILAQQKSSLKRFGVDFDVWSSEKAIRESGKPEEIIQLFRDKAYLYEAEGATWFKMTDFGDDKDCVVIRSNGEYTYFVP